The Glycine soja cultivar W05 chromosome 15, ASM419377v2, whole genome shotgun sequence region CAACCATTGGATCGCCTTGAAAATTTAACTGAGAGTTCTTAATACAGAAATCTaagttttgaccgttgggatttgctaGAAAATATCTAGAACACGAGATGTGCTACCTTTCCCGTGACTAGCACTGCACAAccatttttctgcataatttaGCAGATTTCGAAATCCAACTTGCATACATCCAATTttactcaaattggatcctacaagtcctaaatcatgtataaatcatactcaagtcaaaaacaaacttcaaatCAAGGTAAATCAAattctaggtatccaaaacccatcaatttagtgaattttcaaggtttaaaaggtgaaaatgaaaattgggtaactttggggtaaactctcatcttcatcaagtctataacattgatttagacttgctcaaactggttttaaggtgaaacctccacctattcaaaatttaacctctcaacacccaatttaccctagaaatggctcttttcattcacatttgtcactcatttttctcatttgctctgcccaagcttttctacaagtcctaattgacattctaaactagaatcaactcactttagactccaatttccactaaccctaaatttggcttttctaaccctcaaaatctcacacttttccacctacaacactaccattctcacatttaactctaagttaactctccccattctctctaccagttttctatcaacattttaagcatacatatatcacaaagcatcattattaaaccctaaatcagcatgggtagttttgcttacatcaaacatgtcaagtttagcatgatttcaacaaattccttcacaaacaactaccctaaggcaataacctagtagaactacccatcatagctcccaaaaacccaacaccCACAAATTTCAAGTGAGAAGAAGTTCACCCTTACCTGAAATTTAAAGCCCCACGAAGTAAAGGGAGGCTCCAAGACTCCAAAAATTGTTTTTCCTTGCAATTTGGGGTAGAAATGGagaggaattttggagcttcaatggaggcaacaatggagaagaagaagaagagaaaaagcaacttggaaggagggaagaagctgctgaaattttctgaaggaagagagagaagatttgagctttttataaaaaatgattttcttttctttttcccttttcttttctaaCAGCAATTGTCACATGTCCTATTTTaagtggagcaaaagggcccacctttttcctttgatttgacttcatactcagccacaaaggaGAAAAAATTGGACCTTTTTGGATGCTAAAATCCTGCCGCAGTTTGCGTGCCGCCtttctggttccagttcctcgcgtttctctgcacccgtcggggcccattttcgaaagtaggcaatatatgtatcaaaatgctcagaatgagaccttgagcgtggttcagaggttggttttgtgaaattttaagttgcacacaaaacgataatttttagactaattaattgcgaATTACTCTATAACCGTTCGGTTATGGGTTACTCTttgttaattagtctaacccgcgtatctttcccccaatgtacatacttctaccaagaatatatatatacactgaataatatatatatatatatatatatatatatatatatatatataattatttagatgtaacacttacaaaattccgggtagaaattctaggatgtcacagAGACCATAGTATATTGGGACAAGAAAGCCCTCGGAATAGGCCAAGAAAGTCTTCTTTCTCTAGGAAGAATGTCCATTGGAGCATGAAGTGGATAGTCCATAAGGGGTATATTCTAAGTCGATATAACCAGAGGTTTTGGTCCCTCACTATGGGACTCATAGTCTAAAACCAAGGGTGGGCTTGAACCAATAGACGTTAACCCTGGACTCATTTCAAATTGACCCACCTCCACATGCCTAAGAGTCTCCACTACGCCAAGTGGGACTATCTTTTTTATCTGATTGGTTGCTACAAAGCCTAAATCGACATTCACTTCTTGTACCCCTTGTTCTCGCTCACCTTcatcattttgaatttgaacattttcaaattcaaattcaaaatcttgcTTCTCTAGTGCTTGTCCCGCCAAAGAGTCTTCCACCACCTCTAGATCTTGCAATAATGAGCCTCCATCTTCATTTGTTGATGATTTTGATCTCACCGAAATGTCAGAGGAGACCCTAGTGCACATGATGCAGTGATCACATGTATCCGGAGCTTCTTCAACTATCTTGATTTCAAATAACTCCTCACCCACCCGTGCACTAACCATATAATTAATACAATCCTGATGTTTTGTGCGGATGAGGAATTTAGCAACATCAAGTCTTGACCTTGTCTTGGTGaagtcatcaacatataaaaaTTCCTCATAGCAGGAACCCAAAATTTTGAAGAACTTCTCCGACTAAGCTTGCACTGGAACCCAAAAGCATCTAACCTAGACCAAGCATTCACCATCAATAAGTCACGAGTTCCACTCCATCTTCTCTTCAAACCATTCATTCACCCACCCAACATCTTCGTTAAAACAATTTCTGATCTCTATCTCTTCTCCAGCTTCAAGGAGTACTAGCTCTGTACCCATCATAGTTACTTTAATGCCAAACAACCCCTCAAGgtgaaatttttgttgtgtcACATAAGTGTCTCCCCTTTTGTGAACTTTCTTCACCAAAGCTCTGCTTAGAGTTTGGATCTCCTACGATGAAGGAATGAACGAAACACCAAAGAAAGGGAGTTCCTTGGTTCTTCCCGTTGCATCTTCAACatacttctttattttttattttgagttgtgtcagtgtgacaccctctaccccacatatatatgtactaataataaaaggaataagaatgcagagttaattaaaaattttaaaacacatttaaataaaagcatttcaaaaaagtcaaaggctcacattcacttttttaacatcataatagaacttgtccaaataaataataaaattatctcaGCTCAAAACAAGACCGTCCAAAACTCCAACGAATGAACTAAAGATTCAACTTgtgaaacaaaatgataaaaactacATGTCCagaacttcatgcaattaatacaaaaactcaTGTCTCAATGTCACattctatcagagcattgtgttccagCATCCTATAGCATGAAGTTCTCTATAGCAatccacctaaccatctgctcccacgaacacaaggttcgagatcatcacatgatccaaacataaacaacacatgggaagtgagttatcacattcctaactattATAGGGAAATGAGACGACatgtagatatacatatcatataaatgaaatacaacttactttaTAACATCTCACATCATTTCACCACTCATCATATAACATTACAGCTCAACACTACACGTCTCACACACTTTCTCATCATTCAtatactcaaggatcaaaacacaatatcactcaaccaatcaatatcaattaatacacaagcgttatgcaacaaatatataaagactcaatcctatatgcaatgtggtaccatgttagtgaaaaacctcgttggGCGCccaggagtacatgacaagacagatCACACACTGGTAAGttaagtcactctcactaggtaaaatcatagggagaccagtcagggtcactctaTTTTACAAGAgcgctccaaccatatgggatcaacataggctttaAGGAACATTCAAatcgagtgtatttacccccaaggctaacactccgaagagtccattACAAAACACTCGActtctcaattgttctcaaaataattttatctcatcaCGCCTCTAAGTGATTAAACTGGTCGGGTTCCCATAGTGATTCCCATCATAATACTCGCTGCGCATTAACTCATTAcgcttaaagggtcttacagttgtgtgattgcacagtttaTAGCTCAcaatatctcaatacacatgtatctcacaattcaccacatattcaatttatcacttactcacaattttataatctcaatataacaatttatcatgctAATCTAATAATTCTTatccaaaatacaaacaaattatacgaacatgtttctcacaacatggggagtaaaacccttcaaacaatttcacataatcatataggaagaattttaatacaataagcatcacaaaataaatcataatttgatcctctaaggattcctacacatgtttattctaaccccaattgcaataaactcatcccttacctctaagcgagcTCACGTGTGTAGTCTGAAAGCGATAGTGACATCTCTAGCGGTTgtctaagattcctcaagctttttctctggttgctctgctagggtttccaagtgttgaagagaaagagaatgaaTTGAAGCCTCCAGTGGTTGTCTAACATTATTTCGTAAATCACAATGGTGTAGGTGGGCGAAAGTAATTTCCGAACTTGGTGTTCAAATTTAACGATtctgggatcatagttttactagaACAGATTTGGGTGTATGCGGGAAAAGAAAGCTACGATGTGAGGGATATTTCTCTCACCTTAGATATTACTTCACAAATCCCGACAGTGGAGATGTACGAAAATGTGTTGctgttcaaatttcacaataatcaaacggttaacgaatccgaAGTCGTAATTTTACTAAGATGGGTTTGAGTGTATGcaggaaaaaaagagaattttaggagagagggaagagaaaacagatttgagagaaagagaaagtgtaTAAATGTATCATAGATATAAAAACTGATCTAATATGCCTTTATTTATAGTTAAAATACtctcaacctattatttactcaattattattttataaaaaaaaaatttattttacttcctatcaaatgaataaataaaacattatttttattttctaagaacatatatttattttatttaccttaaaatcattattttaattaataaaactatttcttcttatttatttaattacaaacatcattattttcctaaaattctatttatttttaaataaaattctttttttatttatttatgaaaaatggaaTATTACAACTAGCTTACAAAACTCGGCAAGCGATTTTGTTCTTTTGTGCCTGCACCTTTGGAAAGGGGGCCATTTTTCTGATGTTTCTAGTAGCCGGTTGACCCTTCAAATCTGCACCACCcttttgaaattttggaacATTAAcccacaatttttgtttttcaatgaaGATTTTGTCCAATTTGAGGGTCATAACTCATACATCATGCACCCCTACGAATCTTACAAAGCCAAAACGTTCACCTATTTTATCCCTTTTCCTAGGAATAACTACCTCAGAGACTTTTCCATACGAGTAAAATAATTCCACAAATCCTTAGCAGACAAGTTTGGTGCAAAGTTTGTAAAGAAAAAGGTCGTTTGGCCATCTCCCTCCCTAGGTGCTTGTTAAGAACCTCTTTCTGAAGTCGAAGCCTGATTTAGAAGATTTTTCCCTTTGTCCCGCCTTCTGACCTGCTTCTATCCATATTGACACTCCATATCAGATTATTTGAGATATCAAAATTCTTcaactttgaaaaaaattcctaTAACTTGTAACAAATTTACAGGCTTCACTGTAAAGAACATGACTGGGCTCTCAGGTAagatttgtttgattttattccaatttcttttgaaatatcttttaagttgttgagaTTATTGGTTCAATCCAATCTGGCACAGACATGGGGACGTTGAACTGATCATGCTTGATAATATGGATATTGGAAACTGGAAAGTGTAGAAGTTGCTCAAACTCAACCATTTTGACGATTCATAATTAAAAGGAAGAACGCTTTAAAAGATACAAGAGGCAATTGGAGCTTGTATGAACATATTTTTGACCAAGAACAAAAAAGattcaaataacataattaaagcTTTTACACTGTTATTCAGTCACTCAAACACAAAAATGTTACATCTTTAAAAAGTTTGAAGTCTTATGCTAACACTATTCGAAAAAGACTTATCGGTAGAGCATCTTTAGTGCTGGATCTTGGGGAGGGAAGCTCAAGATCCAACCACTAGAGACATACCCAAGTCTCCAGTGTGCAGATCGATTCTTCCACAAGAACCACGAAGATCTGCaccgttttaaaaaaaatcatttttttactcTCTTTCTCCCAAACAACTTTTAGAGGGAAGCAACGAAATTGAAGaggggaaggaaaaggaaaCCAAAAGAACACAACAACAGattaaaacaacaacaatagatCCAAGATAGAAAAAACAACAATgaccataataaataaaaaataaaagaaaaagaaaaacacagaaGTGGATCTTGGAACAACAGGCAAGGGGACTCGAGGTTAAGCATGGAGATCATCGATCTATGTGGTTTTTGCGAGATCAGAGACCCCGGAGGCGGGATCAATCGCTCCTTGTTGAAGATCCATGATCTGGTTGTTGATGGAGGAGAGATGAGGGTAGGTAGAGAAAAGGGACAATGGAGAGTCGGGCGAAGAGGAGGGGACGCCGCGGAGGGGAAGTTGGGCACAGAGAGGAAGATTGGGCAGAGAAGAACAATGACCACGGAGAGGATGAGGGCTACTCGCTGTGGAGAAGAAGGGTGGGGTTGTGGAGGGGAGGGAAATGTTATGAGTAATGAGAAAGTAAATTGAGTAGGGGAAGGGGCTATGTTATGAGAAATGAGAAAGTAAATTGAGTAGGGGAAGGGGCTCATCACGGtttaagagaaaagaaaaaatttgttttttgaaataaaaatccaCCATTGCTTGtcacttatatttattttaaattaagttttaaagaaaaatttaaatatgagatTCATTCTGAGATCTAAAAAAGTGTCTCAATATCTCAAATTGAAGGTCCCCCAAAAAATGCTCCAAAATCTTAAAATCGAATCTATTATTAAATATGCTCTAACAATGCAtgcattaaacttttttttaaagatgtgaCATGAttgttaatgtaaaaaattaaactcaaagaaTTATGAAAAATCTCCAAAACACTTTTCTTGAAGAAAAAATTTGTAGAAACATTTTGGTTAAATAATGACACGGCTAGAGACGTTCTCgtttaagatatttatttttatttttataatattaaggaGTGGTCAGATGCTATTGAAATTGAAACACGCACAGGATGGTTGTTGCTTTTTACTAGTATATGCAGTTATTATCTAGCCTTTCCTTAGGATTCAGTAGTACTTGTAGGAATTTGGGCAGATTCCGTTTGGATCTAAAAATATCTACAAACTTTACTCTTTTGGTGCAGAAATAGCAAGAAATAATACTTTGGTGGAATTACTTATTTTAGACTGTATAGCTACCAATAAAATTGTTTGCATATTCTGTAACACCAATTGGAAGCTGTTTTCATCTTCACTCTAAAAGGAAGAATTAACCAACACTATTTGTTGGGTAAGGTTTAATGGCTAATGCAGTGTCATCTCGGATACATATGTAAGGAAGGTGATCGACGCCTCAAGGATCTCCATTTTGAGGGGTTCACAACTTAtaaaaaatctgaaaaaaaaaattattaactttattttggtgaactttttaatatataagagttttgtgtattatttttttatggttgaatttataaattcatgaaattttttatcgataaattaTTTGCGAAATACGTTTCTGTTGTTTAGGGAtcccttttttagttttttctccGGACTCCAAAAATGTTCAAGATGACACTTAGCTTATGCATGTTTTGTTGGaatcattttgaaaaatataataaaataaaacgcgTATTATTTGGACTGTGGTCACTTAAGCATTCACATGATTGAATGAACACATTAATGTGTTAGCATGGACAACATGTTTAGGTTTTTCTCGAAAGTTAGTATCTATGTTAATATCAGTTACATTTACAatatacttaaatataattttggttgTCGTATTTTGCTCAATTTACAATTTTGatctttctattttaaaatagaaatatttggtccctattttttaaaaaaaaatacaattttgattCTCTAGAcctaatatattcatttaaaatatcaccaagaaatgatttatttaattaaaattatgaattttttaaaataggagaccaaatatatatattttttaataggaGAATTAAAATTGCATATTTGGCGAGATAGGAAACTAGAGTTGCATTTAAGCCGCAACTATGTTATTCATATATCCATGTTATTAATTGACATAGCCAAATTGGATAAGATAGATTCATCTCAAGCAGCCTTCTGTTAGTTTCATGAATTATCTGTGGAAGAAGTTATAAATGGAAGTAGAATAGTAGAtagtctaataattttttattctctgcTAATACTGTAAAATACCTGTCTACCTATAAATCGTTTTGGCTCTACCATTTTGCTCATGCTTTATGATCTACTAAGGGGATACATTTTTGCAAGATAGTACTAATTTTAATGGGGGAGAGAATTCATATGACAAATACACCATGTTGACTCTGCCTCCTTGTGTAGTCTTGCAAAAGCTGCTGAAGACTGAGGGAGTTCTAGTCTATCACATAAAGAATTACTGAATGAGTGTCCCTTGTTTATCATCTAGATGTAATTTTCTACACGAAGCGAAGCCCACAAGCCAAATAAGGTAAGTAGAAGCACTTCAGAATGTGAAGCAAATGTTGCTGTGTTGGGGCTTCCTGCTGGTCCTGTACCATAGACTGAGGCTCCACCAGGAATTGTTGTCATGCCTGGTGCAGTTGGGGTCATGATACCTGGTGTAGTTGGTGTCATAGTACTTGGTGCAGATGGGGTCATAGTAGTTGGTGTTGTTGGGGTCATGGTGCTTGGTGGATTTGGGGGGCTTACATAAGTTGGTGTTGGTGGAGTCATGCTGCATGAACAAtagatatattagaaaatttagaATGTATAAGGTTGCATATCATGTTTATTCATGATAGGGTGAATAAGATATAGGTGGAAGAAATTCTCACCTTGGTGTTTTGGAGGATGTATAGCGGCAGTTCCCATTACCTGAAATGATGAGGAGAAGCACACGTTATTGTTAACAGACATGAGATAGTAGGATTTTGTGACAGTATAATCTCAATCAAAAACTTAGATAAGCGAATGAAGTCCTTAATCCCTGGATTCACGAATTATGACATTGGTATGAATTAATTTGGTGGGAGAGTCAGTATGCTAAGTAGAGAGCTGAGTTTTCCAGATTATTCATCAGTTATTGACAAAGGGATTCAATGAGAGACTTTGGTAAGCTACTGAAAGATATATGTGACTCTGAGTAGCAATCTTGCTTCCGTTACTGTCATTAGAGAATTGCTCTCTATTTTTCCCAATAATTCTAGAGTGTATACTAGGATCTAATTACAGTAACAGAAGCAAGATTGCTACTTAGAGCCTCAAGGGTAACATAATTCTAGTGTGACACATGGATCTAATCAGTTTTCCACCTTGTGGTTTGACCTTATTTCAATGTGTCATCTTGGGGGTGGAATTTTGTTACCCTTGGGGCTCTCTTTCATATGTCATTTCTGTTTAGAGTGGATAGAAAATTTAGTTTGGTTATATGATAACAGAACAAACTTCAAAGGGCAAATAACGAATTTTAAACCACAAAGAAGCACATTGAAATCAGGTCAAATTACATGATGGGACACTAAATTTAACCCATAAAATTCTGAGATGACCTCAAGAGATGCCTTGAAGCTATGTTGCACTCATGCAAGTGTTAGTTCCTGACTAGGAGGGATGCAGAATTTGAACAGTCTTAGATATTGGTAACTGGTAAGGTAATATATATGGAGATTTATGAGAGACTGCTAGCATGAAAAAGGTATATTTGATATGGGAACATGGGAATGCAAAATTTCTAGACCATCCACAAGTTGTTGCTTTGAACACATAGAATGAAAAGTTTCACTTGTCTATTTTTAAGACACcaaaatgttaatttaataCTTTATATTGTGCTTAATGATCAGGCTTTAATGTTTGATGAGAATTCTTACTAGGATCCTTGTTTGTAAGTGTGGCAGTTCCTCCAAATGCGCAGCTTGTAGGAGCAGGATTCTTCTGGTAGTAGTCATTGAATGCATAAGAAGCATGGTCTTTCAGAGTATTTGGGTTGTAACAGCTTGCTCCAGGTTGAATTGCAGAACAGTCTGCACCATAGCCACAAGCATAGTCAAGAGCCACCTTCAGAGTGTTCTCTGCAGCTGATTGGCTTGCAACACACCATTGACCACCTGATGATGCAGTAGTAGGAGTGGTTGGGGTTGTGGGAGTAGTAGTTGGGCTAGGTGGAGTCATAGTTGGAGTTGTAGGGTTAGTGTATGGGTTTGTAGGGCTTGTTTTCGGGGTTGTGGGGTTTGTGTAAGGGTTTATAGGGGTCATGTATGGGGTTGTGGGTGGGGTTGATGGGGTTTGTCCTGTTGAGCCAGGTGCTTGAGGAGTTGTTGGGTTTAGTGTAGGGTATGGATTTGTTGTGCCTGGAGTTGTAGGGTTTACTACAGGAACTGCATCCAACTTGGTACCAAATTCATATGAGATTTCTTGGTGTTCTTCTTCTCTTAGTGTTGTGGCTTTACATAGACCTGCAAAAGAAACCAAGGTTCTTTCAACTCTTCAGTAGGACAAATGAAAAGAAACAGCTGAAATTGAACTAGTAAACCTGAATTACTGAATAAATTAATCCAAATTGTAATGTACATATATATGCCTTCCTACAGCTaccataagtttttttttcgttttgttCAGATTCGCATTACAATTCGAGCCTAGTGAACTCATTTGAGGGAGGAAAAAGTTCTCCATgtctattttttacatttacaagagtCCATTTCAAGACTTTAATTAAGAGATCAAATTGGTAGTGGTAGCTAGCATAAGTTATGTTCATGCAAATTCAAACTTCTCAGATTCATTGCTATTGTACCTTAAAAGTACATGTGGCTATGATTGTTGAACGGAAAAAAATCTTGATTAATTCCTGAAGATTAACTTTTATGGCTATTGATGAATTCTGTCTACAGCTTATCATggcttgaatattttatttttctaattaaacatTAAACATTGGTACTATATTTATGGTCAGCTTCTAAGGCTTTGTAAATTTGTTATGCCAACCAATACATGACTAAGAATATATATGTATCTATGTTTTGGATTAAAGGACCAACgttccaacaaaaaattaagttaCCTGAATTGAAGAGAAGACACAAGGAGAACAACACATGGCGCCAACTTCTAACTCCCATATCTGCACTCTGCAGGTTGTATTGTCTTGATTCTGATTTTTCTTTCTGGGTTTGGATGAGCAATGTTTAAGAAGTGCAGATTTATGTGAGGTAGAACTTTTTCTTTTAGCCCCCatcttttgtatatatataataaaagctTGGGAATCATTGCTGTCTTGGATCAAAGAGAGAAGGAAGAATATAAGAAAACTTGGGAAATGAGGCATTGGATATTTGAAATTAGCAAGCAAGAGTAAGTTtcagaaagagaaaaaggagaATGATGGGTAAAAGGCAAAAGGGAGATCTAGTATTAATCTGACACATGGGAGCTGAAACATATATACTTTAATTGGATGGTGATATTTGTTGTACACACTACAATGTCATGCTCTTTTGTGCTTTTATTGGCCACTGTATATGGGACTGAACTAAAAGTTAAAGCTGATACACTATAGTCTTGTACTGCGTGCCTTTTAGGGTAGTAATGAAGAATTCTGTCTCAGCACAAAAccgttttgtttttgtttgaataATACAAGTCATGTGGAATACTTAAGAATCACGATTTCTCTTCTGAGAATTGTCTATTTGGGCTATTATTGGGAACTTGAATTGAATATGTCATTCTGGTGCTACCTTGTCCTTGTCCCCATGCTTTAATGTTATCTCATACATTCTTGCTTCCTTCCTGTTTTTTTAGTACAAGATCTCGTGGATCAAGAATATTGAGTGTCCTAGGATGGcatttgaatataaatatttcagATTTTCAACTTTTTAGATTTCTGGGATCTTGTATTTAGTTGTTTTCACTTCTAAATTCTAAAATACGAAagtgaaaaatagaagagaagaaCGTTGTATTCAGTTTCTTTACGCTTAGTTTGTTTCAAGATAACTAAGTTTGTTTTAAGTTCCGTATTAGTTGGATAtataattcaccaaaaaaaaattagttgatatATGAAACAACCAATAGATTTTAAGATTAGCAAAATGGCGcacataaatttgtttatttattaggtGAGTTTTTTTGACTGAATTTATTAGGTGAGTTAAatgcttgtaatttttttctttttgaaggcTAGTAAATTGAAAATGCTCTGTAGTCAAAATCAAGGTAATTACTTTATGCacccatttttttgtttggtgcaccccaaatttttttatgtccAAATCTTACACTTCTTAAAGGTTGTTGCTCCCTGCACCTTCTATTATTGTCCAAATCTTACACTTCTTAATTACATATAATTGAAGGCACAGGAACTAATAATCGGAGGTGCAAGAAGTTTTAGCCATTCTTAAATCCCTTAAACTTAAATACCTAGTCCAacccattattttttattggttttggtTACATTGATTGGGTATATCCAACCCGTAAATCCCCTGCTAATCCATATCTTTCACCATTCaacaagagaaaaatgaaacaagtaccataaaaacttttaaaatgtaAAGAGAGTTCAGCATAAGTGATTGACAATTGTATTCTTTTCATTGAAATAACATGGCCGATTCTTCTACTTCAAATAGTATGTGCTTGCTTTAATTTATCTTGTGTTTATGCCTCACTTGCTTGTCTTTGCTTAGATGCATTAGCCTTGCACCCTTCGAATGCCTTGGAATTCTACCACTAGATGCCTTTTGGATTTCACCATCCTTAGTGTAGGACCCAAATTTGTTAAActtcatttcaagttgttcttttGTTGAATTAAATGGAAAGTTTCATATGAATATGGAGTGATCTTCGACTGGTAAAAGTAAAGCACAagtcaattaatatttaaactaaaatttaagacaaaattatatatgtagttATAGAAAAATCTAGAATCAAAGAACCTAAAACCCActgtcaaaaaggaaaaaaaaaatactaaaacgtTATCAAAGAACCCATGCGTGTACctttaattgtgtaatcgatgaAGACCTACCATGAGCGACAACAATGGTTTATCTCCAAGAGATAAGATCTTTGATTAATTGTTTGCTTATCATATTGAAAGATCACAACCTTATGTGATATTCTCCATTCAAATTTAACATGAGAGTATCCATTGGatttggaaaaagaaaatagataaaaaaaatataaataatatttaataatatgcttttgaattgattaaacaaaaaagaaactttaaaaaatatttattttgcatGGGGCTAAAATATACTTATAAtgttttgt contains the following coding sequences:
- the LOC114387322 gene encoding PLASMODESMATA CALLOSE-BINDING PROTEIN 1-like — its product is MGVRSWRHVLFSLCLLFNSGLCKATTLREEEHQEISYEFGTKLDAVPVVNPTTPGTTNPYPTLNPTTPQAPGSTGQTPSTPPTTPYMTPINPYTNPTTPKTSPTNPYTNPTTPTMTPPSPTTTPTTPTTPTTASSGGQWCVASQSAAENTLKVALDYACGYGADCSAIQPGASCYNPNTLKDHASYAFNDYYQKNPAPTSCAFGGTATLTNKDPSNGNCRYTSSKTPSMTPPTPTYVSPPNPPSTMTPTTPTTMTPSAPSTMTPTTPGIMTPTAPGMTTIPGGASVYGTGPAGSPNTATFASHSEVLLLTLFGLWASLRVENYI